A single Solibacillus isronensis DNA region contains:
- a CDS encoding CoA transferase has product MQGIRVLDMTTNISGPTLTMILADLVAEVIKVEKLSGDEARKMEPKFQPVIFHEDICCFYEFH; this is encoded by the coding sequence TTGCAAGGAATACGTGTTCTTGATATGACAACGAATATTTCAGGGCCGACATTAACGATGATTTTAGCTGACTTAGTAGCAGAAGTGATCAAAGTAGAAAAGCTGAGCGGTGACGAGGCCAGAAAGATGGAGCCTAAATTTCAACCGGTAATTTTCCACGAAGACATCTGCTGTTTTTATGAATTCCATTAG
- a CDS encoding YwaF family protein: MNGFSIFDSIHIMWLIFIGGFLVISLYFYHCSSHEKQHLFLKSIFWLLLLLEVAKQLYLIVTNQYSYWSPPLHLCGFGIFIIGWHAYFPTRTTATLLFTLTLPGAAIALLFPGWTIDPVGGFLHFHSFIFHALLVLVVAALILERQLVTNFTDIWRAVLFLLVTVPPVYIYNAHFHTNFMFLNRPVKGTPLQWLYDAFGAAGYLASLVGVIVSIWIVLYVLLAIQKRRHITE; the protein is encoded by the coding sequence ATGAATGGATTTTCCATTTTTGATTCGATTCATATAATGTGGCTTATTTTTATTGGCGGTTTTTTAGTGATTTCGTTATATTTTTATCATTGTTCTTCTCATGAAAAGCAACATCTTTTCCTAAAATCGATTTTCTGGCTGTTACTGTTATTAGAAGTAGCAAAGCAACTTTATTTAATCGTAACAAATCAATATTCATATTGGAGTCCCCCGCTCCATCTGTGCGGTTTTGGCATTTTCATTATTGGCTGGCATGCCTATTTCCCAACTCGGACTACAGCTACTTTATTATTTACGCTTACTTTGCCCGGAGCTGCGATTGCACTTTTATTCCCCGGATGGACAATTGATCCGGTTGGCGGCTTTTTGCATTTCCACAGCTTCATATTTCATGCACTGCTTGTATTAGTTGTAGCGGCTTTAATTTTGGAAAGGCAGCTGGTGACAAATTTTACGGATATTTGGCGGGCTGTATTATTTCTGCTAGTCACAGTTCCGCCTGTTTATATATACAATGCACATTTTCATACGAATTTTATGTTTCTAAATCGCCCTGTAAAAGGGACGCCTCTTCAATGGTTATACGATGCGTTTGGGGCAGCTGGTTATTTAGCCAGTTTAGTAGGGGTTATCGTTAGTATTTGGATTGTGCTTTATGTACTTCTTGCCATACAAAAACGACGACACATTACCGAATAA
- the tadA gene encoding tRNA adenosine(34) deaminase TadA, which translates to MLENKDHHYMQEALEEAKKAAALGEVPIGAVIVYKDEIIARAHNLRETTQNALTHAESMAIQEACSKIGSWRLEETTLYVTLEPCPMCAGAILQSRVPRVVYGARDIKAGCVDSLYRLLNDPRFNHECTVTEGVMAEECGQILTDFFKALRDRKKAEKLARKQQSEK; encoded by the coding sequence ATGCTCGAAAATAAAGATCACCATTACATGCAGGAAGCATTGGAAGAAGCGAAAAAAGCCGCTGCCCTTGGAGAAGTACCGATCGGCGCGGTTATTGTATATAAAGATGAGATTATTGCACGTGCACACAATTTACGCGAAACAACTCAAAATGCACTGACACACGCAGAAAGCATGGCCATTCAAGAAGCCTGCAGCAAAATAGGCAGCTGGCGTTTAGAAGAGACTACTTTGTACGTTACACTTGAACCTTGCCCGATGTGTGCAGGAGCTATTTTACAGTCACGCGTACCACGGGTTGTATACGGGGCCCGTGATATAAAGGCAGGCTGTGTCGACTCATTATACCGTCTCCTCAATGATCCGCGTTTTAATCATGAATGTACTGTAACAGAAGGGGTTATGGCGGAAGAGTGCGGACAAATTTTAACGGACTTTTTCAAAGCGCTTCGCGACCGTAAAAAAGCAGAGAAGTTAGCGAGAAAACAACAATCCGAAAAGTAA
- a CDS encoding deoxynucleoside kinase — protein sequence MSVPFITVEGPIGVGKTSLSKAVSQTFDYHLLKEIVDENPFLGKFYEDISEWSFQTEMFFLCNRYKQLSDIHEIIEAQGPVVADYHIFKNLIFAKRTLKPTEYEKYESIYRILTADMPKPNMVIYLHASLDTLMKRIAMRGREMEKNISRDYMEQLSSDYHQFIGHFEKMHPEIPVISLNGDELDFVKNEEDLKYVLRLVEEKLQQRSLHQK from the coding sequence ATGTCTGTGCCATTTATAACAGTAGAAGGTCCGATTGGTGTTGGGAAGACCTCATTATCTAAGGCCGTATCACAAACGTTTGACTATCATTTATTAAAAGAGATTGTAGATGAAAATCCATTTCTCGGTAAGTTCTATGAAGATATTAGTGAGTGGAGCTTCCAAACGGAAATGTTTTTCCTGTGCAATCGATACAAACAATTATCTGATATTCATGAAATTATTGAAGCACAAGGGCCAGTAGTGGCTGATTATCATATATTTAAAAATTTGATCTTTGCAAAACGTACTTTAAAGCCGACTGAGTATGAAAAGTACGAATCGATCTATCGAATTTTAACTGCTGATATGCCAAAGCCAAATATGGTCATTTATTTACATGCAAGCTTAGACACATTAATGAAACGAATCGCTATGCGCGGTCGTGAAATGGAAAAGAACATTTCACGTGACTATATGGAACAACTTTCAAGCGATTATCATCAATTTATCGGACATTTTGAAAAGATGCATCCAGAAATCCCTGTCATCTCATTAAATGGAGATGAGCTTGATTTTGTGAAGAATGAAGAAGATTTAAAGTACGTATTACGACTAGTAGAAGAAAAGTTACAACAAAGGAGTTTGCATCAGAAATGA